One Paraburkholderia agricolaris DNA segment encodes these proteins:
- a CDS encoding DUF802 domain-containing protein: MSRYLNLVVFLVGLAAVCWIGGGYVGSNALALAVTMLIGVCYLAGALELQRYGQATATLTHAVAGLSTPPPSLGSWLEPLHPSLRNAVRLRVEGERVAMPGPALTPYLVGLLVLLGMLGTLLGMVATLRGTGIALESATDLQAIRDSLAAPVKGLGFAFGTSIAGVATSAMLGLLSALSRRERIQAAQMLDVKIATTLRIYSQSHQREASFKLLQQQAEVMPTLVDRLQAMMAAIEQQSHTLNERQIASQTTFHDKAEAAYTRLAASVEQSLKESVAESTRAASAALQPVMTATMAGLARESAALHDTVTHAVQRQLDGLSAGFETTASNVTDIWNKALEKQQQSGEALTEHLGASLNRFTETFEQRSAGLLDGISARLDATAGSVTAAWNEALSRQDQVSEKLADRNQQALAAAAATFEQHSASLLRTVGQSHTDLQTELASRDQQRLANWTETLGSMAKSLSEEWEQAGTRTASRQQEICDVLAQTARDISAQTQAHASGTIAEIDRLVQAAAQAPKAAADLQAELAARDQQRLVAWTETLGSMAATLSQEWEQAGTRTASRQQEICDVLAQTARDISAQTQAHASSTIAEIDRLVQAAAQAPKAAADLQAELAARDQQRLAAWTETLGSMATTLSQEWEQVGARTASRQQEICDTLEQTARDISAQTQAHASSTIAEIGQLVQAASEAPKAAAEVVAELRQKLSDSMVRDTAMLEERSRMLATLETLLDAVNHASTEQRSAVDALIATSADLLDRVGTRFTDKVELETGKLGAIAAQVTGSAVEVASLGEAFGAAVQLFGESNSTLVAHLQRIEAALDKSLARSDEQLAYYVAQAREVIDLSMMSQKQIVEDLRHLAGKRAPVGAETA, translated from the coding sequence ATGTCCAGATATCTCAATCTCGTTGTTTTTCTGGTAGGTCTGGCCGCGGTGTGCTGGATCGGTGGCGGCTACGTCGGCTCGAACGCCCTCGCCCTGGCTGTCACGATGTTGATCGGCGTTTGCTATCTGGCGGGCGCGCTCGAACTGCAGCGCTACGGCCAGGCCACGGCCACGCTGACGCATGCGGTCGCGGGCCTGTCCACGCCGCCGCCAAGCCTCGGCAGCTGGCTCGAACCGCTGCATCCCAGCCTGCGCAATGCAGTGCGCCTGCGCGTCGAGGGTGAGCGCGTGGCCATGCCGGGCCCGGCGCTGACGCCGTACCTGGTCGGCCTGCTCGTGTTGCTGGGCATGCTCGGCACGCTCCTCGGCATGGTCGCGACCCTGCGAGGCACCGGCATCGCGCTGGAAAGCGCGACGGACCTGCAAGCGATCCGCGATTCGCTCGCCGCGCCGGTCAAGGGCCTGGGCTTCGCGTTCGGCACCTCGATTGCGGGCGTGGCCACCTCCGCGATGCTGGGGCTGCTTTCGGCGCTGAGCCGGCGCGAGCGGATTCAGGCGGCGCAAATGCTCGACGTGAAAATCGCAACGACTTTGCGCATCTACTCGCAGAGCCATCAGCGCGAAGCAAGCTTCAAGCTGTTGCAGCAGCAGGCCGAGGTGATGCCGACCCTCGTCGACCGTCTGCAGGCGATGATGGCCGCCATCGAGCAGCAAAGCCACACATTGAACGAGCGGCAGATCGCCAGCCAGACCACTTTCCACGACAAGGCCGAGGCAGCCTATACACGCCTTGCCGCTTCTGTGGAGCAGTCGTTGAAGGAAAGCGTCGCCGAAAGCACCCGCGCCGCCAGCGCGGCGTTGCAGCCGGTCATGACGGCCACGATGGCCGGTCTCGCGCGCGAAAGCGCCGCGCTGCACGACACCGTTACGCACGCGGTGCAACGGCAACTGGACGGACTCTCGGCCGGGTTCGAGACCACCGCGAGCAACGTCACGGACATCTGGAACAAAGCCCTGGAGAAGCAGCAGCAATCGGGCGAGGCGCTCACCGAGCATCTGGGCGCGTCTCTCAATCGATTCACCGAGACCTTCGAGCAACGCTCGGCCGGCCTGCTGGATGGCATCTCCGCACGGCTCGACGCAACGGCCGGCAGCGTGACGGCGGCATGGAACGAAGCGCTGTCGCGGCAGGACCAGGTCAGCGAGAAGCTGGCGGACCGCAATCAGCAAGCGCTGGCGGCGGCCGCAGCGACCTTCGAGCAGCATTCGGCATCGCTCTTGCGCACGGTGGGGCAATCGCATACGGATTTGCAGACGGAATTGGCCTCGCGAGACCAGCAGCGTCTGGCGAACTGGACCGAGACGCTTGGGTCGATGGCGAAGTCTTTGAGCGAGGAATGGGAGCAGGCCGGTACGCGCACCGCGAGCCGGCAGCAGGAAATCTGCGACGTGCTCGCACAGACCGCACGCGACATCTCGGCCCAGACTCAGGCACACGCAAGCGGCACCATCGCCGAGATCGACCGGCTCGTACAAGCCGCGGCGCAAGCTCCAAAGGCTGCGGCGGATTTGCAGGCGGAACTCGCCGCGCGCGATCAACAGCGACTTGTGGCATGGACAGAAACGCTCGGTTCCATGGCCGCGACGTTGAGCCAGGAATGGGAGCAGGCCGGTACGCGCACCGCGAGCCGGCAGCAGGAAATCTGCGACGTGCTCGCACAGACCGCACGCGACATCTCGGCCCAGACTCAGGCACACGCAAGCAGCACCATCGCCGAGATCGACCGGCTCGTACAAGCCGCGGCGCAAGCTCCCAAGGCCGCAGCGGATTTGCAGGCGGAACTCGCCGCGCGAGATCAACAGCGACTGGCAGCCTGGACCGAGACGCTCGGTTCCATGGCCACGACATTGAGCCAGGAATGGGAGCAGGTCGGCGCGCGCACCGCGAGCCGGCAACAGGAAATCTGCGACACGCTGGAACAAACCGCGCGCGACATCTCGGCCCAGACCCAGGCGCACGCCAGCAGCACGATCGCCGAGATCGGCCAACTCGTGCAGGCCGCATCGGAAGCGCCCAAGGCCGCGGCGGAAGTCGTCGCCGAATTGCGTCAGAAGCTCTCCGACAGCATGGTGCGCGACACCGCGATGCTGGAAGAGCGCAGCCGCATGCTGGCAACGCTGGAAACCCTGCTCGATGCCGTGAACCACGCATCCACCGAACAGCGTTCGGCCGTCGACGCGCTGATCGCGACGTCGGCAGATCTGCTGGATCGCGTCGGCACCCGTTTCACCGACAAGGTCGAACTCGAAACCGGCAAGCTGGGCGCGATTGCCGCGCAGGTGACCGGCAGCGCCGTCGAAGTAGCGAGCCTCGGCGAAGCATTCGGCGCGGCCGTGCAGTTGTTCGGCGAATCGAACAGCACGCTGGTCGCGCATCTGCAACGTATCGAAGCGGCGCTCGACAAGTCCCTCGCGCGCAGTGACGAGCAGTTGGCCTATTACGTGGCGCAGGCGAGAGAAGTGATCGACCTGAGCATGATGTCGCAGAAGCAGATCGTCGAAGACCTGCGGCATCTCGCGGGCAAACGCGCGCCGGTTGGAGCTGAAACGGCATGA
- a CDS encoding DUF3348 domain-containing protein yields MVQVPQRTAFSGPALIRLLASLTDVDVPESSQSLSDRLSQWLGWTDAIALSSALNNNPPAVGAGARAFGDAEESECARARTSLANAIVGDSVFAAARRRGSGAHAPVQSGSDDAPVDYAVFRQRYLSMQQTMETGVGNLRGRLRAMLAAKTPAMARLAVVDAVMERALSERERSLLAAVPGLLAGHFQRLREAEQHMLADAEAPADDAAAPVTTAAAPAVTPGTWLDTFRKDMQSVLLAELDVRLQPVEGLLAALRTR; encoded by the coding sequence ATGGTGCAAGTCCCCCAGCGCACAGCTTTCAGCGGCCCGGCGCTCATACGTTTACTTGCCAGCCTGACGGACGTCGACGTTCCCGAATCCAGCCAGTCGCTGTCGGACCGGCTGAGCCAGTGGCTCGGCTGGACCGATGCGATCGCGTTGTCCTCGGCGTTAAACAACAACCCGCCGGCCGTCGGCGCCGGCGCGCGCGCCTTCGGCGACGCTGAGGAGAGCGAGTGCGCCCGCGCGCGCACGTCGTTGGCGAACGCCATCGTCGGCGATAGTGTGTTTGCCGCCGCGCGGCGTCGCGGTTCCGGGGCGCACGCGCCGGTACAAAGTGGCTCCGACGATGCGCCGGTCGACTACGCGGTGTTCCGGCAACGCTACCTCTCCATGCAGCAGACGATGGAAACGGGGGTCGGCAACCTGCGCGGCCGCCTGCGGGCCATGCTGGCCGCCAAAACGCCCGCCATGGCCCGGCTTGCGGTGGTGGATGCCGTGATGGAGCGCGCGCTCAGTGAGCGCGAGCGGAGCCTGCTGGCCGCCGTGCCGGGCTTACTCGCCGGGCACTTCCAGCGTTTGCGCGAAGCGGAGCAACACATGCTGGCCGACGCCGAAGCCCCGGCGGACGACGCAGCGGCCCCAGTGACCACTGCGGCCGCACCCGCCGTCACGCCCGGCACCTGGCTGGACACGTTCCGCAAGGATATGCAGAGCGTGTTGCTGGCCGAACTGGATGTTCGTTTACAACCGGTCGAAGGGTTGCTCGCAGCCCTTCGCACCCGCTAA
- a CDS encoding purple acid phosphatase family protein, which produces MTNKKIVKDLPTDQGASIVSRRGFLKLAGASSFATAAGTLALTARGANGAPDGTPEQIHLTWGNDPTSEVTVSWSSPAPAVNPRVRLNGAGETAQTVHGVQSTYTDGINGEVVFTYHARLRGLKPDTGYQYEVSADNDSNAAQPFTASFHTAPRGRAPFRWTSYGDLATPNTGWVLSSPQSRFAVQAVERFEPLFHLLNGDLCYANLNPTHQPDVWRDFGNNCQTSASNRPWMPCPGNHELEFNNGEQGLASYLSRYTLPENHTRFQGRWYSFRVSSVLFISLDADDVVYQDAAAFVAGPSPLVPVASTGNPPIQPGTSLYVRGYSEGEQTRWLERTLRRAAEDHEVDWIVVQMHQDALSSSKTGNGSDKGIREAWLPLFDRYGVDLVLCGHDHDYERSYPVRGCNHNKGTDIATGRVVDTLQPRPVMSAVSSGASTFDTSHGTIHLILGGGGTSAPLDVYGVDAGTGLPQARIFTRPNRPVAGTAAGTFVRAGADAVEDAIWSAQRDTGTGYGIAVFDHDPGQPGGETTITMNYYHAPGADQTPTQNYELFETIELKKKRRG; this is translated from the coding sequence ATGACAAACAAGAAAATCGTCAAGGACTTGCCGACCGATCAGGGCGCCAGCATCGTCTCGCGCCGTGGGTTTCTGAAGTTGGCGGGCGCATCCAGTTTCGCGACGGCCGCGGGCACGCTCGCGTTGACGGCGCGCGGCGCCAACGGCGCGCCCGACGGCACGCCGGAGCAGATTCACCTGACCTGGGGCAACGACCCGACGAGCGAGGTGACCGTGTCATGGTCGTCGCCGGCGCCGGCGGTCAACCCGCGGGTGCGTCTGAACGGCGCGGGCGAGACGGCGCAGACGGTGCACGGTGTCCAGAGCACCTATACCGATGGCATCAACGGCGAGGTCGTGTTCACCTATCACGCGCGTCTGCGCGGCCTGAAGCCCGATACGGGCTACCAGTACGAGGTGAGCGCCGATAACGACAGCAACGCGGCTCAACCCTTTACGGCAAGCTTTCACACCGCGCCGCGCGGCCGTGCGCCGTTCCGCTGGACCAGCTACGGCGACCTCGCGACGCCCAATACCGGCTGGGTCCTGTCGTCGCCGCAGAGCCGTTTCGCGGTTCAGGCCGTCGAGCGATTCGAGCCGCTGTTCCACCTGCTCAACGGCGATCTTTGCTACGCCAATCTGAACCCGACGCATCAGCCGGACGTATGGCGCGATTTCGGCAACAACTGCCAGACTTCGGCGTCGAACCGGCCGTGGATGCCCTGTCCGGGCAATCACGAACTCGAATTCAACAACGGCGAGCAAGGCCTCGCCTCGTATCTGTCGCGCTATACGCTGCCGGAGAATCACACGCGCTTTCAGGGGCGCTGGTACAGCTTCCGCGTGAGCTCGGTGCTCTTCATTTCGCTCGATGCGGACGACGTGGTCTATCAGGATGCGGCCGCGTTCGTTGCCGGCCCGAGCCCGCTGGTGCCGGTGGCGAGCACCGGCAATCCGCCGATTCAGCCGGGCACCTCGCTCTATGTGCGTGGCTATAGCGAAGGCGAGCAAACCCGCTGGCTCGAGAGGACATTGCGCCGGGCGGCGGAAGACCACGAAGTCGACTGGATCGTCGTGCAGATGCATCAGGACGCGCTGAGTTCATCGAAGACCGGCAACGGTTCCGACAAGGGCATTCGCGAGGCGTGGTTGCCACTGTTCGACCGCTACGGCGTCGATCTGGTGCTGTGCGGACATGACCACGATTACGAACGCAGCTATCCCGTGCGCGGTTGCAATCACAACAAGGGCACCGATATCGCCACGGGGCGCGTGGTCGATACCTTGCAGCCGCGGCCAGTGATGTCGGCGGTGTCGTCGGGGGCGTCGACGTTCGATACGAGTCACGGCACGATTCACCTGATTCTCGGCGGCGGCGGCACGAGTGCACCGCTCGACGTCTACGGGGTGGATGCCGGTACCGGTTTGCCGCAGGCGCGAATTTTCACGCGGCCTAATCGTCCGGTTGCGGGCACGGCCGCGGGAACGTTTGTGCGTGCCGGCGCGGACGCCGTTGAAGATGCCATCTGGTCGGCGCAACGCGACACCGGCACGGGCTACGGCATCGCGGTGTTCGATCACGACCCGGGACAACCGGGTGGCGAGACGACGATTACGATGAACTACTACCACGCGCCGGGTGCCGACCAGACACCCACGCAAAACTATGAGTTGTTCGAAACGATCGAGTTGAAGAAGAAACGGCGCGGGTAA
- a CDS encoding ParB-like protein translates to MASITSIDIEQLRPLQATVGMLEVDAKRKRLLAMDAKSLKAFLKSAPIPTVIGKRNRHYVIDHHHLARALWDGGITKAFAEVVADLSQLPDEKFWDTVIAKRWVHPVDERGILRAISAIPDEISALIDDPYRSLAAFVRDAGGYLKTPEPFAEFQWADFYRTRIPMWTSESQFNAAVEQSVHLAWSPDARTLPGFRSRRVK, encoded by the coding sequence ATGGCAAGCATAACGAGCATCGACATTGAACAACTGCGCCCGCTGCAGGCAACGGTCGGCATGCTGGAAGTCGATGCAAAGCGAAAGCGCCTTCTGGCCATGGATGCAAAGTCTTTGAAAGCCTTCCTGAAGAGCGCACCGATCCCAACCGTCATTGGCAAGCGCAACAGGCACTATGTCATCGACCATCACCACCTCGCGCGGGCGCTATGGGACGGTGGCATCACGAAGGCGTTCGCCGAGGTGGTAGCGGACCTGTCGCAACTGCCGGACGAGAAGTTCTGGGACACCGTGATTGCAAAACGCTGGGTGCATCCCGTCGATGAACGCGGCATTCTGCGAGCCATTTCCGCGATTCCCGACGAGATCTCCGCCCTTATCGACGACCCGTACCGCAGCCTCGCCGCGTTCGTGCGCGACGCCGGCGGCTATCTGAAAACGCCCGAACCCTTCGCCGAGTTCCAGTGGGCGGATTTTTATCGCACACGCATTCCGATGTGGACGAGCGAGTCGCAGTTCAACGCAGCGGTCGAGCAGTCTGTCCACCTGGCGTGGAGCCCCGACGCCCGAACGCTGCCGGGTTTCAGATCGCGTCGCGTGAAATAG
- a CDS encoding GlcG/HbpS family heme-binding protein — MIQRNENGMPMKYSDRFTLADARQVARAAEEEALRHDWPMVIAVVDSGGHLVLQQRLDGAQLGSYEVARQKAETAVRFRRPTRVFEDALTQGGLHLRLLGMTNLVPLDGGIPLIRDGAVVGAIGVSGMRSDQDAQVAQAGADALPATEPESESPRGR, encoded by the coding sequence ATGATTCAACGAAACGAGAATGGCATGCCGATGAAATACAGCGACCGGTTCACCCTCGCCGATGCACGCCAGGTTGCGCGCGCAGCCGAAGAGGAAGCTCTGCGTCACGATTGGCCCATGGTGATTGCGGTGGTGGATAGCGGCGGACACCTGGTGCTTCAGCAGCGGCTCGATGGCGCGCAACTCGGCAGTTACGAGGTGGCAAGACAGAAAGCCGAAACGGCCGTGCGATTCCGGCGCCCGACGCGCGTTTTCGAAGACGCCCTCACGCAGGGCGGGCTCCATCTGCGTCTGCTCGGCATGACCAACCTCGTGCCGCTGGATGGAGGAATCCCGCTGATTCGCGATGGCGCCGTAGTCGGCGCGATAGGTGTGTCGGGCATGCGCTCCGACCAGGACGCACAGGTCGCCCAGGCCGGCGCCGATGCGCTGCCGGCAACGGAACCAGAATCGGAATCGCCGCGCGGCCGTTAA
- a CDS encoding LysR family transcriptional regulator — MNKDEYEVLLAILDEGSLTAAARSLGRTLQSVSRAIAALERELNTTLFHRTTRRVEPTAACLKFAARIRPALGEISAARDELVDQATQLRGSIRVGAPTAFGAEFVSPILATFLAIHESVRAELVLAEQHLDLAKTGIDLAVRLGRLPDSNLRAKQVGTLRRVVFGTPGYFAARGYPVHPSDLASHDCILRQHAERETWAFDRAGGAVEVTGRFRSASALACNAAAAAGAGVGRAPIFQVQKLLDAAQVVTVLDAFEPEPVPVHLVWSAGRPVPRRIRTLIDFMAARLVSGTGGEAI; from the coding sequence ATGAACAAAGACGAATATGAAGTGCTGCTGGCTATCCTCGACGAAGGAAGCCTGACGGCTGCGGCGCGCTCGCTGGGGCGAACGCTGCAGTCGGTGAGCCGTGCTATCGCGGCGCTCGAGCGCGAGTTGAACACGACCTTGTTTCACCGTACGACGCGCCGTGTCGAGCCCACTGCGGCGTGCCTGAAATTCGCCGCGCGAATTCGGCCTGCACTGGGAGAAATCAGCGCAGCGCGCGACGAACTCGTCGACCAGGCCACACAGTTGCGCGGCAGTATTCGTGTCGGCGCGCCAACGGCATTCGGCGCTGAGTTTGTCTCGCCGATTCTTGCGACGTTTCTGGCGATTCACGAGTCTGTCCGCGCCGAACTCGTGCTCGCCGAGCAGCATCTCGACCTCGCGAAAACCGGTATCGATCTCGCGGTTCGCCTCGGACGTCTGCCGGATTCGAACTTACGCGCGAAACAGGTGGGCACGTTGCGACGGGTGGTGTTCGGCACGCCGGGCTATTTCGCCGCGCGCGGCTACCCGGTCCATCCGTCCGATCTTGCCTCACACGACTGCATCCTGCGCCAGCATGCCGAGCGTGAGACATGGGCGTTCGATCGGGCCGGTGGCGCTGTCGAGGTCACGGGGCGGTTCCGCTCCGCCAGCGCGCTTGCGTGCAATGCCGCGGCTGCGGCAGGCGCGGGTGTCGGCCGGGCGCCGATCTTTCAGGTGCAGAAACTGCTCGACGCGGCGCAGGTGGTGACGGTGCTGGACGCGTTCGAACCCGAGCCGGTTCCGGTGCACCTGGTGTGGAGCGCTGGCCGCCCGGTTCCGCGCCGCATCCGCACGCTGATCGACTTCATGGCGGCGCGCCTTGTTTCCGGAACGGGAGGAGAGGCGATCTGA
- a CDS encoding DUF3455 domain-containing protein, translating to MLRNLSQASFATVAIAMLGACAMPPASPPSASLDPPQAERVMTLTASGVQNYSCELDAQGHLGWVFRSPQATLYDASGHAAVRHGAGPSWEAEDGSRVVGRVLAQKPSETPASIPQLLLETHSTAGSGTLSAVRYVQRAHTVGGLAPTAPCSTEHESGSSPYLANYVFYR from the coding sequence ATGCTCAGGAATCTTTCGCAAGCCAGCTTCGCAACCGTCGCGATCGCCATGCTAGGCGCTTGTGCGATGCCGCCCGCCAGTCCGCCGAGTGCATCTCTCGATCCGCCTCAGGCCGAGCGCGTGATGACGCTCACTGCATCGGGCGTGCAGAACTATTCGTGCGAACTCGACGCGCAGGGTCATCTGGGATGGGTGTTCCGGAGCCCACAAGCCACGCTCTACGATGCAAGCGGTCACGCGGCGGTCCGGCATGGCGCGGGGCCGTCCTGGGAGGCGGAAGATGGCAGCCGGGTCGTAGGCCGCGTGCTCGCGCAGAAGCCCAGCGAAACACCGGCGAGCATTCCCCAGCTATTGCTCGAAACACATAGCACTGCCGGTAGCGGCACATTGTCAGCAGTACGATATGTGCAACGCGCGCATACCGTCGGCGGGTTAGCGCCCACGGCGCCGTGCTCGACGGAGCATGAATCCGGAAGCTCGCCCTATCTCGCGAACTACGTGTTCTACCGCTAG
- a CDS encoding peptidyl-alpha-hydroxyglycine alpha-amidating lyase family protein encodes MNDQQSYSCLCCSDSPGAVLSRRRFLALAAESAAALALFPSLAYAESVPGIAYESVPNLLRLPNDVYLGECSGVSFNSKGHIFVLSRGNSIGPAYGAAAAQLLEFAPDGRFVREIGHNLYAWSFAHTVKVDRHDNIWVTDKGSDMVIKFTPEGRVAMVFGRKQEAADEATGPLKHPNPPLPAEPGRFRQVTDVAWDSADNTYISDGYINSRVAKVDKDGNWLKSWGDRGTGPGQFHTPHSIAVDAKGLVYVADRSNRRIQVFDGEGNFQRQFTIDVPVPPGAQPAIGNVPDEAAIAEGTFAPGSPWAICISPGPNQVLYSSDAFPGRIYKLTLEGKLLGVLGQSGKQLKQFGWIHQMACPSENVLFVAELLNWRVQKLLLRPS; translated from the coding sequence ATGAACGATCAACAGTCGTACTCCTGTCTTTGCTGCAGTGACTCTCCGGGCGCGGTGTTGAGCCGTCGCCGCTTCCTCGCTCTGGCCGCCGAAAGTGCTGCGGCGCTCGCTTTGTTCCCCAGTCTCGCCTACGCGGAATCTGTCCCGGGCATCGCTTACGAGTCGGTTCCCAATCTGCTGCGTCTCCCAAACGATGTTTATCTCGGCGAGTGTTCGGGCGTCAGCTTCAACTCGAAGGGACATATTTTTGTGCTCTCGCGCGGCAACTCGATTGGGCCGGCCTACGGCGCGGCTGCGGCCCAGCTTCTCGAGTTCGCACCGGACGGCCGCTTCGTCCGCGAAATCGGCCACAACCTGTACGCGTGGTCGTTTGCGCACACGGTCAAAGTCGACCGGCACGACAATATCTGGGTGACCGACAAGGGTTCCGACATGGTGATCAAGTTCACGCCGGAGGGACGCGTAGCCATGGTGTTCGGCCGTAAGCAGGAGGCGGCGGACGAGGCAACCGGTCCGCTCAAGCATCCGAATCCGCCGCTGCCGGCAGAGCCGGGACGCTTCAGGCAGGTTACCGATGTCGCGTGGGACAGCGCCGACAACACCTACATTAGCGACGGATACATCAACTCCCGCGTGGCGAAGGTCGACAAGGACGGCAACTGGCTCAAATCGTGGGGCGATCGTGGCACGGGTCCGGGTCAGTTTCATACGCCACACAGCATCGCGGTCGATGCGAAGGGTCTCGTCTATGTTGCCGATCGCAGCAACCGCCGCATTCAGGTGTTCGACGGCGAAGGCAATTTCCAGCGGCAGTTCACAATCGACGTGCCGGTGCCGCCTGGCGCTCAACCGGCAATCGGCAACGTGCCGGACGAAGCCGCCATAGCCGAGGGCACGTTTGCGCCTGGCTCGCCGTGGGCGATCTGCATTTCGCCGGGCCCGAATCAGGTGCTCTACAGTTCCGATGCGTTTCCGGGACGCATCTACAAACTGACGCTCGAAGGGAAACTGCTTGGCGTGCTGGGTCAATCCGGCAAGCAACTGAAGCAGTTTGGCTGGATTCATCAAATGGCTTGTCCGTCCGAGAACGTGCTGTTTGTGGCCGAGCTTCTGAACTGGCGAGTCCAGAAGCTGCTGTTGCGACCGTCTTGA
- a CDS encoding MFS transporter produces MNKPIIPVPAAAAPSTHLNFRWHVLIWLLIGGIINYMDRASLSIAAPGMIQELGLTRTQIGLLGSVFAWTYAVMQLPAGWVIDRFGAKRAYALGMIWWSVATWLTGVVGSISGLLVMRALLAVGEAPCWPTSAKITAAWFPAKERGFATGVWDSSSKWGPALAPAMLVALMVAFGWRSLFHVTGAVGIAFALLFLLLYRNPVDSKRLSKDELAYIEAGGGGHERSLANSSLKWRSLFGRRSVWGMILGYFCTIWLWNIFLVFLPLYLLDRFHISFAQLGVVAGIPWAGGAVGEIAVGYLAKKIVDRHLASAIDAKRLLIACCSVGAAACAIALPFTHVFSVTIALFTVGLAFIAAVVGSAWALAADIAPSSMIASVSAIQNFGGYFGGAFSPVVAGFIVDRTGSYALAFISGGIIAGCAALFYWFMARQPIVDDAAAPAA; encoded by the coding sequence TTGAACAAACCCATCATTCCGGTACCGGCCGCCGCGGCGCCGTCCACTCACCTCAATTTCCGCTGGCACGTGCTGATCTGGCTGCTGATCGGCGGGATCATCAACTACATGGATCGTGCCAGTCTTTCGATCGCCGCACCCGGCATGATTCAGGAACTGGGGCTGACACGCACGCAGATTGGTCTGCTCGGCAGCGTGTTCGCGTGGACCTATGCGGTCATGCAGTTACCCGCGGGCTGGGTGATCGACCGTTTCGGCGCAAAGCGTGCGTATGCGCTCGGCATGATCTGGTGGAGTGTCGCGACCTGGCTGACGGGCGTGGTGGGTTCGATCTCCGGTTTGCTGGTGATGCGTGCGTTGCTCGCGGTGGGGGAGGCGCCGTGCTGGCCGACCTCCGCGAAAATCACAGCGGCGTGGTTTCCTGCCAAGGAGCGCGGCTTCGCGACGGGCGTATGGGATTCATCGTCGAAGTGGGGACCGGCGCTCGCGCCCGCCATGCTGGTTGCATTGATGGTCGCGTTCGGCTGGCGCTCGCTATTCCATGTGACCGGCGCCGTCGGGATCGCGTTCGCGCTGCTGTTCCTGCTGCTGTATCGCAATCCGGTCGACAGCAAGCGCCTGTCGAAAGACGAACTGGCCTACATCGAAGCCGGCGGCGGTGGTCACGAACGGTCGCTGGCGAACTCCTCGCTCAAATGGCGTTCGCTGTTCGGCCGCCGCAGCGTGTGGGGCATGATCCTCGGCTACTTTTGCACGATCTGGCTGTGGAACATTTTCCTCGTGTTTTTGCCGCTCTATCTGCTCGACCGCTTCCACATCTCGTTCGCGCAGCTTGGCGTGGTCGCGGGTATTCCGTGGGCGGGGGGCGCCGTGGGTGAAATCGCGGTGGGCTATCTGGCGAAGAAGATCGTCGATCGCCATCTCGCCTCGGCGATCGATGCGAAGCGGCTATTGATTGCCTGCTGTTCAGTGGGCGCGGCGGCGTGCGCGATCGCGTTGCCGTTCACCCACGTATTCAGCGTGACCATCGCACTGTTCACCGTCGGCCTCGCCTTCATTGCCGCCGTGGTCGGCTCGGCGTGGGCGCTCGCGGCGGATATCGCGCCGTCGTCGATGATCGCGTCGGTGAGCGCGATCCAGAATTTTGGCGGCTACTTTGGTGGGGCATTCTCGCCGGTCGTCGCGGGCTTCATCGTCGATCGCACGGGTTCTTATGCGCTCGCGTTCATCTCCGGCGGCATCATTGCCGGATGTGCCGCGCTGTTCTACTGGTTCATGGCTCGCCAGCCGATTGTCGACGACGCTGCCGCGCCGGCGGCCTAA